The Synergistaceae bacterium sequence TCAACTCCAGTCTCAGACTCAGGCGCAGGGGCCGGCGGAGGCTCAGCCCCAGCCCGTGGAATCCAGGGGACCGGAAATCGTCGGCCCTTCCCCGGAGCCGACCCCTCCCGCTCCCCGACTCCGGCAGAAAAGCGCGGTGAAAGCAACGGGCCTTTACGGGACTCCGGCAAACGAAAATGAGGAAGAAAACGAAGATGGATGGGTCCTGTACATCACAGGAAGTGTGCGCAAACCCGGTGTTTACAGAGTTCCTCGGGGAGCGAGGCTCTACCAGCTGGTGGAAATGGCCGGAGGACTCCAGTCCTTCGCCGATTCCGCATCGGTCAACATGGCCGCGCCTCTGGAGGACGGCCTGCATATCCATATCCCCCGCAAAGGTCAGCGTTATTACGGAAACTCGACGATCGTCGTCCAGCCGGAAGTCCGCTATCCCGCCTCGGCCGTTCCGCGTCCCGGTTCCGGAGGGTCTTCTTCGGCGGGCGTTCTTGACATCAACCGGGCCACCGCGGAGGAGCTGACGCGTCTGAAGGGCGTAGGCCCCGCTCTGGCCAGGCGCATCGTGGAATACCGCTCACAAAACGGCCGTTTTCAAAACATCAACGACCTGCTTCAGGTTCGGGGGATCGGGGCCAAAAAACTGGAAAAGCTCCGGAAATTCGTCACCCTGGGACCATAGCTCAGGCTCGGGACAAGGCTCAGGAAGGAGGTTGACGTTTCCGGCCAAATAAGGTAGACTTTCCTCCGTTTGATGCCATCGGGCAGGGTTTTAAAAGTGCGGGGGTGGCGGAATTGGTAGACGCGCAAGACTAAGGATCTTGTGGCTGTAAAGCTGTGGGAGTTCGATTCTCCCCCTCCGCACCAGTACACAGCATTCGGAAATTCGCAAAAACATTAAAGCCCCGTTCGGAAGCGGGGTTTTTTCGTTATCCAAACCACATCAATCTAATCTCAGAGAAAATGCAGATAAAGAAACACATCATGGACGTAAACTTGTTCGACCGTTCGAGGCGCGGTTTTTTACAAAATCATCTTTATTACGAAATCATCGGTGAATGAACTTTAAAATATAAGTGTTACCTTTTATATTTTTTGTGCTATTATAGGGCCCTGTACAAGATCGGATCAGGGGGCCGGAAATGAATTCTGCGGTTCAAACGGGAAAAATCGCTGTCTGTTCCAGAACGATCAGGACGCCGAGACGACAGTGGACGTCTTTTTGTCCGGCAATGACCTATATCGGGAAAAAGGCGCTGATGTTCCTCCTCATGATGTTCCTTTTGTCCACCATCGTGTTTTACATCTCGCGCCTCGCTCCCGGAGACCCGCTGGAGGCTTTTTACGGCGGAGCTGTGCAGTCCATGACCTCCGAAGAACTGGACGCGGCGCGGATTCGGCTGGGACTGGACGGCTCCATAACTTTGCAGTACGTCAGGTGGCTTGACAGCGTCATGCACGGCGACTTCGGCATGTCCCTGCGGCACAAACGACCGGTGATGGACGTGGTGCGGCCTCTTATCGGAAATACCCTCATTCTGGGGGGAACGGCGTATGTGCTGGTGTTCCTGCTTGCGACCGTTCTCGCGCTCTTCTGCGCCCGATTCGAAGATTCTCCCGCCGACCGTTTCATCTGTAAAGCGGGTACCGCGATTTTCTACGTTCCGGCCTTCTGGCTGGGGACCGTACTGGTGCTGGTGTTCAGCGTAAACCTGAAGCTGCTGCCCTCCAGCGGAGCCTACGACATTGGCAGGTCGCACGACGTGGGAAACCGCCTGCGCCACATGATTCTGCCTCTCACGGTCATGGTGGCGAGCCATCTCTGGTATTACGCTTACATGATCCGAAACAGGCTGCTGGACGAAACGCGCCGGGACTACGTGCTGCTGGCGCGCTCCAAAGGGCTCGGCAAAACCCGTATCCTCCTCGCCCACTGTCTGCGCAACGTTCTGCCCACCATCGTGAACGTCATGGCGATTTCCATCCCCCATGTGCTCAGTGGAACGTATATCGCCGAGTCGGTTTTCAACTACCCGGGCATCGGCTCTCTGGCGGTATCCAGCGCGAAATATCACGACTACAACCTGCTGATGCTCATGGTGCTCATCACGGGAGTTCTCGTCATCGTCAGCAGTCTGACGGCTCAAGTGATCAACGAAAAAATAGACCCCAGGATGAAGGTCAGAGCGGAGGTCGATTGACGTGAACGAGGCAAAAAAAGCGGACTCCGACAGCAGCGAAGATTTCACTCTGGTCGGGGCGGGATACAAATCTCACGAAGTCGTCGTTGAACGTCAGGGATTCTGGCGTGGCCTTCGACTATCGCAAAAGCCCGTATTTTCAGTCCTTATTTTTTCCATGATTCTTCTGGGCTGTCTTTTTTCGGAGAGCCTCGCCAACCATGACCCCGGGCAATTCTACCTCTCCAATATTTCCCAGCCGCCCAACAGGGAATTTTTCTTTGGAACGGACTCCCTGGGCAGGGACATTTACTCGATTATCTGGCGCGGGGGGCGAGCGTCGCTTCTTATCGGGCTTCTGGCCGCCGGCGTGTCCACCGTCATCGGCGTCACCTGGGGCTGCGTCGCCGGCATGTCCTCGAAAACCCTGGACAACGCGATGATGCGGGCCGTGGAGCTGGCGCAGAGCATTCCGGTCCTCCTCACCGTCCTTCTGATCGTGTCCATCATGGGCGAGCAAAACGTTCTTTCGATTTCTCTTGTCATCGGCGTCACCTCCTGGTTCACCCTGTCGAGGATCGTGCGCGGCGAGGTCCGGCAGATACGCGGCAGCGAGTACGTCCTGGCCGCAAGGTGCATGGGGGCGAGTTTCTGGCACATCATGCGCAGACATCTGATTCCCAATTTTGTGTCGGCCATCCTGTTCGTGGTGATTTCCGGCGTCAGCCAGAGCATGACGATGGAATCGACCCTCAGTTTCCTGGGGTTCGGACTGCCCGTGGGCACGCTCTCCTGGGGCAGTATGCTGGCCCTGGCGGATCGCGCTCTCCTGCTCAACACCTGGTGGGTCATCGTCATTCCCGGCCTGTTCCTGGTCGTGACCCTGCTCTGCATAACCGGAACAGGCAATTATTTTCGTCGTGAAATCAACAAGCGCCCCGGCAATTTATAGCCTGAAAAAGCCTGAAAAAGAATCTCCGGCCCAACCGAACCTGCAGGCGGAGCCGGCTGGAGTGTAATGGCAGTGTGGTGGCAGTGTAAGCAGTGTAAATGGATGGAATATGGACATGTGATGAATAAGGAAGGGGAATCGACTCATGAAAAAAACGCTGATCGTCTTTATGATGGCGCTTGTCCTGTTTTCAGGGTACTTTGCAGACCCCGACAGGGTGGACGCGGCGGGGCCGGCAAACACGCTGATTTACGCCGGAGAAAATGAAGACACTCTGAACCCCGTTCTGAACACCCACGGGGAACTTCCGAGCATCCTTTTCTCGGGCCTGATGAAATATGACGCGAAAGGAACGCCCGTCACGGATTTGGCTGAAAGTTTCACTTACGACAGCGGGTCCCTCACCTGTACCTTCAGGCTCCGTCAGGGCGTGAAATGGCACGACGGAAGGGATTTCACGGCAGAGGACGTCGTTTTCACCTACAAACTCCTGACCTCCGACGAAAACCTCACCGCCGCCATCAAAAGCAACTACGAGGACATTTCCGAGGTCTCCGCTCCGGACGCGAACACCGTCGTTTTCAAATTGTCCCGTTACAACGCGGCCATGCTGAATCATTTCACCATAGGCATACTCCCGGAACATCTTCTGAAAGGTCAGAACATCGCCACCGCGGCCTTCAATCAAAATCCGACGGGAACGGGACGTTACAAATTCGTGGAGTGGGACGCCGCCGGCGGAACAATAACGGTGGAGCGCAACGAGAATTATTATGGAAAAATTCCCAATATCGAGCGCGTGGTATACAAAACCGTAGCGGTGGAGAGCACCAAGGCCCTTATGCTGCAATC is a genomic window containing:
- a CDS encoding helix-hairpin-helix domain-containing protein, whose amino-acid sequence is MWRELWKKYGAALCLCAGMLCFIVAGLAVRALPGVREKLIVTETVRPQPRQEQTSGQVRPQPQLQSQTQAQGPAEAQPQPVESRGPEIVGPSPEPTPPAPRLRQKSAVKATGLYGTPANENEEENEDGWVLYITGSVRKPGVYRVPRGARLYQLVEMAGGLQSFADSASVNMAAPLEDGLHIHIPRKGQRYYGNSTIVVQPEVRYPASAVPRPGSGGSSSAGVLDINRATAEELTRLKGVGPALARRIVEYRSQNGRFQNINDLLQVRGIGAKKLEKLRKFVTLGP
- a CDS encoding ABC transporter permease, coding for MNSAVQTGKIAVCSRTIRTPRRQWTSFCPAMTYIGKKALMFLLMMFLLSTIVFYISRLAPGDPLEAFYGGAVQSMTSEELDAARIRLGLDGSITLQYVRWLDSVMHGDFGMSLRHKRPVMDVVRPLIGNTLILGGTAYVLVFLLATVLALFCARFEDSPADRFICKAGTAIFYVPAFWLGTVLVLVFSVNLKLLPSSGAYDIGRSHDVGNRLRHMILPLTVMVASHLWYYAYMIRNRLLDETRRDYVLLARSKGLGKTRILLAHCLRNVLPTIVNVMAISIPHVLSGTYIAESVFNYPGIGSLAVSSAKYHDYNLLMLMVLITGVLVIVSSLTAQVINEKIDPRMKVRAEVD
- a CDS encoding ABC transporter permease, whose product is MNEAKKADSDSSEDFTLVGAGYKSHEVVVERQGFWRGLRLSQKPVFSVLIFSMILLGCLFSESLANHDPGQFYLSNISQPPNREFFFGTDSLGRDIYSIIWRGGRASLLIGLLAAGVSTVIGVTWGCVAGMSSKTLDNAMMRAVELAQSIPVLLTVLLIVSIMGEQNVLSISLVIGVTSWFTLSRIVRGEVRQIRGSEYVLAARCMGASFWHIMRRHLIPNFVSAILFVVISGVSQSMTMESTLSFLGFGLPVGTLSWGSMLALADRALLLNTWWVIVIPGLFLVVTLLCITGTGNYFRREINKRPGNL